In Heterodontus francisci isolate sHetFra1 chromosome 19, sHetFra1.hap1, whole genome shotgun sequence, the sequence CATGATTTTTATTTCAATTAGCCCCCCCAAACAAAAGTTCAAAAACACTGGATACGATTAAAGTGCTAAAACTACAGATACAACAAGCATCAGAATCCCACGGTTTTTCAAAACAATGGATAAAAGGATCCATTAAACAGCAAAACATAATCAAAAGTCATTTGCTTCGCAGTAACTAGTCTCCACATTGGAgagtcaaaagaggaaaaaaaaatgaACTTCTATACATCACGTTGTAAAACACCAGTGTTCTCCGCCTCAGTCACTCGGCTATTTGACTGAAAAGGGGTTTAGGAAAACAAAAGCAATCACAGCTACAACTCGGAATGCTACATACGATTTCTCCGGAGACAACACGACGCCCTTTTAAATTTAAATAACAGAGCTGAACCATTTCCTGCGGACTCCGCAAAGTACAAACATGAACGGAAcaggcacaaacacacatacacaagatGGTTATCTGACAGGTAGATTCCGCAAAGCAGAGAGGATTTTCTGACCACGAGTCTTTAGCGTCGATTTCCTTCTCTGGGTCACAACTCCACGATCTTTGAAAGACTTGCGATCGGTTACATCAATGTTACAATGAAATAAAAAGGAGACCAAAGACTGGGTCCGTGACGAATTCGTTGCATTTATATATCCCTCTAATAATTCCCCCCGCCAAAAAAAATCAGAAATTGCTCAAAATCATTCGCTAAACAAACCCCATTGCCTCATTTTTTAGAAGTCTGGGTCTTCTTCGGTAAGAGCACGGCCTGGATGTTGGGCAGGACGcctccctgagcgatggtcacccctcccagcagcttgttgagctcctcgtcgttcctGATGGCCAACTGGAGGTGACGGGGGATGATcctggtcttcttgttgtcccgggccgcgttgccggccaactCCAGGATCTCAGCCGACAGATACTCGAGAACAGCAGCCAGGTAGACCGGCGCCCCGGCTCCGACTCTCTCGGCGTAATTGCCTTTCCGCAGCAAGCGGTGGACGCGGCCGACGGGGAACTGCAAGCCGGCCCGAGAAGATCGGGACTTGGCCTTAGCCCGTGCTTTGCCACCGGTCTTACCTCGTCCGGACATCTTTCCTCGTTGTTCGGGATACAATAGAACAGTCTCGTCGATACAATGTAACCGCTGCTCGAACTCGAATACAAAGTATCCGCTTGTCAATTTCTGCTACAATGTAACAAACAAGCAGCACAGCTTCTAGAACCCGCATTAACTCCGCCCCCACCGCGTCACCTCCTATTCATAACCCAATACGTCACAAACAGCACAGGGATTGGTCCGGCGCCGGCCAACTAACTCTCCCATTGGAGTTAATTTGGATCCTTCATTTGCATATTGCCGCATACGCAAACAACCCATTGGATTGGGAAGCCCTGGTATTCTTTGGTCGGCGTTTGGGGGTGGGGTATGTTGGATGCTTTTCATCCAAACCATCTGTTCATCGTACTGTATTTGAAGACAAAAAGAAACATAAATTGCACTCTCATCTACTTGTTTTCGATGTTGTATTCTCACACATTGCCCCCTTCCTTTATTCTCAGTACAGTCTTGGTTTCCTGGCCTAGAAGGCGGGCTAGCAAGCCGCAATAATAACAATTTATCCCCTTTATCGGGGAGCACAATATCCTATGGCCCGCTGCAAAAAGTGGACATGTGCCAAAGAAAGAGCTATTAGGCTTGATGATCAAGAATATTTCAGTGAGTGCGTGGACAATCTCTGGAACTGGCTCGCTATATGGAGGCAGTtaatattgattcattcaaatgcaaatgatTCAGAAAATAACATCTTGGGATTACAGTatctgagtaatttgagacatgatgtgTGGTCAGTGTAACAGACTCAGAAGGAACAGTGACTTTGGGCCTATGGTTCCCAAAACTCTCCGCTACCGGGGGTTTTCCCCACATTATGTCTGGGTCTGGCCTTCATCTCCATCCCCTTAAGTTTGAGGGGCGCAGACAAACAGATGCAACTAATTTAGCCATTCACTGCTAGATCTGGCTAGACCACATAAAACATTtttgggtcctgctctcatctgcgataactgttcacaattccaggatgatcctggaatgcaaaaataacccccggctacttttctctactgcaaactgtcttcttaatcccctctcccctgtcccctccaccctcacctccaacaataagtgtgaggacttCTTTGTCGCTCAGATCAAGacaatctgatcagctgcctcttccacatccctcccttccactaacccaccaggccaaacttcctttaatgtcctccagccctagccctgaactcacaactttctcttgtttcctatctcccctcatgccctgtctgAGCTCATTTTGGccatgagactcacctcctgctccctcgaccctattcccactaaactgctgatcatcaAACTTCCCCTTCTGACTCCCATTTTAACGGATATTGTTGACAGTTTTCTTTCTTCAGgtactctccctttctctttcaaatCTGTTGCATTCAtctcctcctcaaaaaaaaaccttgACCTCTTCCTCCTTGCAAACTAACATCCCATCTCCTATCTCTcactcctctccaaagtccttgaacgtgttgttgcctcaAAATTCCTGCCCATCTTCCCTTAActctgtgtttgaatccctccaatcaggtttctgcccctgctacaATACTGAAACTGCTCTCATCAAATTCACAAATAACatttgtggcggcacagtggttagcaccgcagcctcacagctccagggacctgggttcagttctgggtactgcctgtgcggagtttgcaagttttccctgtgtctgcgtgggttttcgccgggtgctccggtttcctcccacagtcaaagacttgcaggttgataggtaaattggccattgtaaattgcccctagtgtaggtaggtggatgtggtaggaatataggattaatgtaggattagtataaatgggtggttcttggtcagcacagacttggtgggctgaagggcctgtttcagtgctgtatctctaaataaataaaaacatcctaatgactgtgacaaaggtaaattttccCTCTTTGTCCTTCTTGACTAGTCTgatgcctttgacacagttgaccacattaTCCTCCTACAAtacctctccaccatcatcccATTAAGTGGGCCTGCATTGTCTCGTTCCACCATCTCCTCAGTGGAGGAAGGCATAcctggctccccccccccccccccccccccccatcagctctctgctgctcccttcagttgtgggtcactttgtcctgtaagagagggaagaaaagagttatacaacacagaaacaggcccttcggcccatcatgtctgtgacagccgtcaagcacctaactattctaatcccattttccagcacttggcccgtagccttgtatgctttggcgtttcaagtgctcatctaaatacttcataaatgttgtgagggttcctgcttctaccacctcttcaggcagtgcgttccagattccaaccaccctctgagtgaaattttttttcctcaaattgcCTTGAAAccccctgcccctgaccttaaatctatgccccctggttatcgacccctccgctaagggaaaaagtttcttcctatctaatcaatcaatgcccttcataattttgtatacctcaatcaggtcccccctcagccttctctgctctaaggaaaacaacccgagcattttcagtctctcttcatagctgaaatgctccagcccaggcaacatcctggtgaatctcctctgcaccctctccagtgcaatcacatccttcctatagtgtggtgaccagaactggacacagtactccagctgtggcctaactagcgttttatacagctccatcataacctccttgctcttatattctatgcctcggctaataaaggcaagtatcccatatgccttcctaaccaccttatctacctgtgctgctgttttcagtgatctatggacaagtacaccaaggtccctctgtccccctgtacttcctactatccattgtacattccctttccttgttagtcctcccaaattgcatcacctcacacttgtcaggattaaattccatttgccattgctccgcccatcttaccagcccatctatatcgtcctgtaatctaaggatttcctcctcactatttacgacaccaccaattttcgtgtcatctccgaacttactgatcatacctcctatattcatgtctaaatcattaatgtacactacaaacagcatgggcccagcaccgatccctgtggtacaccactggtcacagacttccacttgcaaaaacaaccctcgaccatcaccctctgcctcctgccactaagccaattttggatccaatttgccaaattgccctggatcccatgggctcttaccttcttaaccaatctcccatgcaggatcttatcaaaagccttactgaagtccatgtagactacatcaactgctttaccctcatctacacatctagtcaccacctcaaaaaattcaatcaagttagttagacatgatctcccctgatacagccatgctgactatccctgattaatccctgcctctccaagtggagattt encodes:
- the LOC137380282 gene encoding histone H2A-like, which encodes MSGRGKTGGKARAKAKSRSSRAGLQFPVGRVHRLLRKGNYAERVGAGAPVYLAAVLEYLSAEILELAGNAARDNKKTRIIPRHLQLAIRNDEELNKLLGGVTIAQGGVLPNIQAVLLPKKTQTSKK